In the genome of Quercus robur chromosome 3, dhQueRobu3.1, whole genome shotgun sequence, one region contains:
- the LOC126719241 gene encoding uncharacterized GPI-anchored protein At5g19250-like: MAILKLSLVLLVLHVVQLQGNAMSDCEGTKPNITDFDKLLDGCDIKENHIVQGVILPVCVPKINLSLMTDNYTITTTSQYAKYLKDSNYAGIGIGSKDNWMVVVLSTNTSAGNFSRATSLIANFILTNAIFTSTAQTYLWDDLNGYRRSLHLNNFTDNSNAACLANKIADQLKNETCKNAFNFSSTPGTKPNVPKFDKFLHKCDIKDKHAVDGIILPVCVPRLDPIVVFSNYTKSQYAKYLKNSNYTGAGIASEDNWMVVVLSTNTTTGNFSGVASLIANISMGNYMLALFLGLLLVSVS, translated from the exons ATGGCCATCCTTAAACTTAGCCTTGTTTTGCTTGTTCTTCATGTTGTGCAACTGCAAGGCAACGCAATGAGTGATTGTGagg GCACCAAGCCGAATATCACCGATTTTGACAAGCTCCTAGATGGCTGTGACATAAAAGAGAATCACATAGTTCAAGGGGTCATATTGCCTGTTTGTGTGCCCAAAATTAACCTATCGTTGATGACTGATAATTATACAATTACTACAACATCTCAATATGCAAAATATCTGAAGGATTCAAACTACGCTGGGATTGGGATTGGCTCTAAGGATAATTGGATGGTGGTTGTTTTGAGCACTAACACATCAGCCGGAAACTTTTCCCGTGCAACTTCTTTGATTGCAAATTTCA TTCTAACCAATGCAATTTTTACATCTACTGCCCAAACATATCTCTGGGATGACCTTAATGGTTACAGGAGGTCACTACATCTCAACAACTTCACTGACAACAGCAATGCAGCTTGCCTAGCTAATAAAATTGCAGACCAGTTAAAGAATGAAACATGTAAAAACGCCTTTAACTTCAGCTCCACTCCAGGCACCAAGCCTAATGTCCCCAAATTTGACAAGTTCTTGCATAAGTGTGACATAAAAGACAAACACGCAGTTGATGGGATCATATTGCCTGTTTGTGTGCCTAGATTAGACCCAATTGTGGTGTTTTCTAATTATACAAAATCTCAATATGCAAAATATCTGAAGAATTCAAACTACACCGGGGCTGGGATTGCCTCTGAGGATAATTGGATGGTGGTTGTTTTGAGCACTAACACAACAACCGGCAACTTTTCCGGTGTAGCTTCTTTGATTGCAAATATCAGTATGGGTAACTATATGTTGGCTTTGTTCCTTGGATTGCTGCTTGTTTCAGTGAGCTGA
- the LOC126717066 gene encoding uncharacterized protein LOC126717066 isoform X2 produces the protein MEQQQQLQHFIHPEHPLLFNPNDRRGYTCLGCRESVYGPAYRCPEAYCPWYMHHKSCAELPLGLHHPLHPIHPLILSPEQIDYGKDIQFSNCKLCNESRNQYTYRCSRCDFNLHITCASLAPTTMELEFHDHPLTRIWKWITFTCDLCGKEDKGMPFLCTTCFFWVHRRCAYKLFPRKVKVVRHRHLLHLTHSSLEFHPSDSRFCQICVEKVDTHYGLYYCSRCDFAAHLDCAMGNKEDINLQEFKDEDEVSEHDELVDLAAYEVKKFNVGKDGIQIAAELKHFSHEHDLELTDEVMSNQKCDGCFRDDEHTGTKRHTTGISYQVCMTTFPSIFYFYAILIAFIFLELLLVVYVFFFSIRGCPLF, from the exons atggagcaGCAGCAGCAACTTCAACATTTTATCCATCCTGAGCATCCCTTGCTCTTCAATCCAAACGACAGAAGAGGATATACTTGTTTGGGGTGCCGAGAATCAGTTTATGGTCCTGCCTACAGATGTCCAGAAGCTTACTGCCCATGGTACATGCATCATAAATCATGTGCGGAATTGCCGCTTGGGTTGCACCATCCCTTGCACCCAATCCATCCTCTTATTCTCTCTCCCGAACAGATAGATTATGGCAAAGACATTCAATTTAGCAATTGCAAACTCTGCAACGAATCTCGCAACCAATACACTTATCGGTGTTCCCGCTGCGACTTCAACCTTCACATCACTTGCGCTTCTTTAGCCCCCACCACCATGGAACTTGAATTCCACGACCACCCATTGACCCGCATTTGGAAGTGGATCACCTTCACTTGCGACCTTTGTGGCAAAGAAGACAAAGGTATGCCCTTTCTGTGTACTACATGTTTTTTCTGGGTTCATAGAAGATGTGCTTATAAGTTATTTCCACGCAAAGTCAAAGTTGTGCGTCACAGGCACCTCCTCCACCTCACCCATTCTTCTCTTGAATTCCATCCATCCGACTCTCGATTTTGTCAAATCTGTGTTGAAAAGGTGGATACACACTATGGGCTTTACTATTGCTCCAGATGTGATTTTGCTGCCCACCTTGATTGTGCTATGGGAAACAAGGAGGACATAAATTTGCAAGAATTTAAAGATGAGGATGAAGTTTCAGAGCACGATGAATTGGTTGACTTAGCAGCTTACGAAGTCAAAAAATTCAATGTGGGGAAGGACGGAATTCAAATAGCTGCAGAATTAAAACACTTCAGTCATGAGCATGACTTAGAGCTTACTGATGAGGTTATGAGTAACCAGAAATGCGATGGCTGT TTCAGGGATGATGAACACACTGGAACTAAAAGGCATACTACTGGTATCTCTTATCAAGTGTGTATGACTACTTTTCcctctattttctatttctatgcAATTCTGATTGCATTCATTTTTCTTGAGCTCCTATTAGTTGTCtatgttttcttcttctccattaGGGGGTGCCCATTATTTTGA
- the LOC126717066 gene encoding uncharacterized protein LOC126717066 isoform X3: MEQQQQLQHFIHPEHPLLFNPNDRRGYTCLGCRESVYGPAYRCPEAYCPWYMHHKSCAELPLGLHHPLHPIHPLILSPEQIDYGKDIQFSNCKLCNESRNQYTYRCSRCDFNLHITCASLAPTTMELEFHDHPLTRIWKWITFTCDLCGKEDKGMPFLCTTCFFWVHRRCAYKLFPRKVKVVRHRHLLHLTHSSLEFHPSDSRFCQICVEKVDTHYGLYYCSRCDFAAHLDCAMGNKEDINLQEFKDEDEVSEHDELVDLAAYEVKKFNVGKDGIQIAAELKHFSHEHDLELTDEVMSNQKCDGCFRDDEHTGTKRHTTGISYQGVPIILKREMSNLTHNMNAKIQQHFKYYQTTADQRLLRGNV; the protein is encoded by the exons atggagcaGCAGCAGCAACTTCAACATTTTATCCATCCTGAGCATCCCTTGCTCTTCAATCCAAACGACAGAAGAGGATATACTTGTTTGGGGTGCCGAGAATCAGTTTATGGTCCTGCCTACAGATGTCCAGAAGCTTACTGCCCATGGTACATGCATCATAAATCATGTGCGGAATTGCCGCTTGGGTTGCACCATCCCTTGCACCCAATCCATCCTCTTATTCTCTCTCCCGAACAGATAGATTATGGCAAAGACATTCAATTTAGCAATTGCAAACTCTGCAACGAATCTCGCAACCAATACACTTATCGGTGTTCCCGCTGCGACTTCAACCTTCACATCACTTGCGCTTCTTTAGCCCCCACCACCATGGAACTTGAATTCCACGACCACCCATTGACCCGCATTTGGAAGTGGATCACCTTCACTTGCGACCTTTGTGGCAAAGAAGACAAAGGTATGCCCTTTCTGTGTACTACATGTTTTTTCTGGGTTCATAGAAGATGTGCTTATAAGTTATTTCCACGCAAAGTCAAAGTTGTGCGTCACAGGCACCTCCTCCACCTCACCCATTCTTCTCTTGAATTCCATCCATCCGACTCTCGATTTTGTCAAATCTGTGTTGAAAAGGTGGATACACACTATGGGCTTTACTATTGCTCCAGATGTGATTTTGCTGCCCACCTTGATTGTGCTATGGGAAACAAGGAGGACATAAATTTGCAAGAATTTAAAGATGAGGATGAAGTTTCAGAGCACGATGAATTGGTTGACTTAGCAGCTTACGAAGTCAAAAAATTCAATGTGGGGAAGGACGGAATTCAAATAGCTGCAGAATTAAAACACTTCAGTCATGAGCATGACTTAGAGCTTACTGATGAGGTTATGAGTAACCAGAAATGCGATGGCTGT TTCAGGGATGATGAACACACTGGAACTAAAAGGCATACTACTGGTATCTCTTATCAA GGGGTGCCCATTATTTTGAAGAGGGAAATGAGCAATTTGACTCATAACATGAATGCAAAGATTCAACAACATTTCAA
- the LOC126717066 gene encoding uncharacterized protein LOC126717066 isoform X4 yields MEQQQQLQHFIHPEHPLLFNPNDRRGYTCLGCRESVYGPAYRCPEAYCPWYMHHKSCAELPLGLHHPLHPIHPLILSPEQIDYGKDIQFSNCKLCNESRNQYTYRCSRCDFNLHITCASLAPTTMELEFHDHPLTRIWKWITFTCDLCGKEDKGMPFLCTTCFFWVHRRCAYKLFPRKVKVVRHRHLLHLTHSSLEFHPSDSRFCQICVEKVDTHYGLYYCSRCDFAAHLDCAMGNKEDINLQEFKDEDEVSEHDELVDLAAYEVKKFNVGKDGIQIAAELKHFSHEHDLELTDEVMSNQKCDGCFRDDEHTGTKRHTTGISYQILSNYS; encoded by the exons atggagcaGCAGCAGCAACTTCAACATTTTATCCATCCTGAGCATCCCTTGCTCTTCAATCCAAACGACAGAAGAGGATATACTTGTTTGGGGTGCCGAGAATCAGTTTATGGTCCTGCCTACAGATGTCCAGAAGCTTACTGCCCATGGTACATGCATCATAAATCATGTGCGGAATTGCCGCTTGGGTTGCACCATCCCTTGCACCCAATCCATCCTCTTATTCTCTCTCCCGAACAGATAGATTATGGCAAAGACATTCAATTTAGCAATTGCAAACTCTGCAACGAATCTCGCAACCAATACACTTATCGGTGTTCCCGCTGCGACTTCAACCTTCACATCACTTGCGCTTCTTTAGCCCCCACCACCATGGAACTTGAATTCCACGACCACCCATTGACCCGCATTTGGAAGTGGATCACCTTCACTTGCGACCTTTGTGGCAAAGAAGACAAAGGTATGCCCTTTCTGTGTACTACATGTTTTTTCTGGGTTCATAGAAGATGTGCTTATAAGTTATTTCCACGCAAAGTCAAAGTTGTGCGTCACAGGCACCTCCTCCACCTCACCCATTCTTCTCTTGAATTCCATCCATCCGACTCTCGATTTTGTCAAATCTGTGTTGAAAAGGTGGATACACACTATGGGCTTTACTATTGCTCCAGATGTGATTTTGCTGCCCACCTTGATTGTGCTATGGGAAACAAGGAGGACATAAATTTGCAAGAATTTAAAGATGAGGATGAAGTTTCAGAGCACGATGAATTGGTTGACTTAGCAGCTTACGAAGTCAAAAAATTCAATGTGGGGAAGGACGGAATTCAAATAGCTGCAGAATTAAAACACTTCAGTCATGAGCATGACTTAGAGCTTACTGATGAGGTTATGAGTAACCAGAAATGCGATGGCTGT TTCAGGGATGATGAACACACTGGAACTAAAAGGCATACTACTGGTATCTCTTATCAA
- the LOC126717066 gene encoding uncharacterized protein LOC126717066 isoform X1, which produces MEQQQQLQHFIHPEHPLLFNPNDRRGYTCLGCRESVYGPAYRCPEAYCPWYMHHKSCAELPLGLHHPLHPIHPLILSPEQIDYGKDIQFSNCKLCNESRNQYTYRCSRCDFNLHITCASLAPTTMELEFHDHPLTRIWKWITFTCDLCGKEDKGMPFLCTTCFFWVHRRCAYKLFPRKVKVVRHRHLLHLTHSSLEFHPSDSRFCQICVEKVDTHYGLYYCSRCDFAAHLDCAMGNKEDINLQEFKDEDEVSEHDELVDLAAYEVKKFNVGKDGIQIAAELKHFSHEHDLELTDEVMSNQKCDGCFRDDEHTGTKRHTTGISYQGVPIILKREMSNLTHNMNAKIQQHFKYYQTTADQRLLRGKPIAMFLEF; this is translated from the exons atggagcaGCAGCAGCAACTTCAACATTTTATCCATCCTGAGCATCCCTTGCTCTTCAATCCAAACGACAGAAGAGGATATACTTGTTTGGGGTGCCGAGAATCAGTTTATGGTCCTGCCTACAGATGTCCAGAAGCTTACTGCCCATGGTACATGCATCATAAATCATGTGCGGAATTGCCGCTTGGGTTGCACCATCCCTTGCACCCAATCCATCCTCTTATTCTCTCTCCCGAACAGATAGATTATGGCAAAGACATTCAATTTAGCAATTGCAAACTCTGCAACGAATCTCGCAACCAATACACTTATCGGTGTTCCCGCTGCGACTTCAACCTTCACATCACTTGCGCTTCTTTAGCCCCCACCACCATGGAACTTGAATTCCACGACCACCCATTGACCCGCATTTGGAAGTGGATCACCTTCACTTGCGACCTTTGTGGCAAAGAAGACAAAGGTATGCCCTTTCTGTGTACTACATGTTTTTTCTGGGTTCATAGAAGATGTGCTTATAAGTTATTTCCACGCAAAGTCAAAGTTGTGCGTCACAGGCACCTCCTCCACCTCACCCATTCTTCTCTTGAATTCCATCCATCCGACTCTCGATTTTGTCAAATCTGTGTTGAAAAGGTGGATACACACTATGGGCTTTACTATTGCTCCAGATGTGATTTTGCTGCCCACCTTGATTGTGCTATGGGAAACAAGGAGGACATAAATTTGCAAGAATTTAAAGATGAGGATGAAGTTTCAGAGCACGATGAATTGGTTGACTTAGCAGCTTACGAAGTCAAAAAATTCAATGTGGGGAAGGACGGAATTCAAATAGCTGCAGAATTAAAACACTTCAGTCATGAGCATGACTTAGAGCTTACTGATGAGGTTATGAGTAACCAGAAATGCGATGGCTGT TTCAGGGATGATGAACACACTGGAACTAAAAGGCATACTACTGGTATCTCTTATCAA GGGGTGCCCATTATTTTGAAGAGGGAAATGAGCAATTTGACTCATAACATGAATGCAAAGATTCAACAACATTTCAA